A DNA window from Hydrogenophaga taeniospiralis contains the following coding sequences:
- the iolG gene encoding inositol 2-dehydrogenase: MKNVAVFGAGRIGRIHATNLAAQPGVQLKYVCDAVPSAAADLAQTLGAQVANIDTVFADPSVDAVAICSPTTTHSDLIARAAAAGKHIFCEKPVDLSVSRAEAVAQAVAAAGVGCMIGFQRRFDPTFNEARRRMDAGEIGNPEMLVITSRDPGAPPVEYIKQSGGIFRDMLIHDFDVFRWILCADGDEAAWLSATGSVLTDPAVGAAGDFDCTAVTIRTRKGRLCQINTTRRAAYGYDQRFEVLGSAGLLQCGNHTPTEVKHWGVGGIQADKPEAFFLQRYAAAYRLEIEHFFACLQSGQPFKTTVQDGVLAQKLADAATQSATTGQPVTM, from the coding sequence ATGAAGAACGTTGCTGTTTTTGGCGCCGGCCGCATTGGCCGCATCCACGCCACCAACCTCGCCGCCCAGCCAGGCGTGCAGCTCAAGTACGTCTGCGACGCCGTGCCGTCTGCCGCCGCCGACCTGGCCCAGACCCTGGGCGCCCAGGTCGCCAACATCGACACGGTGTTCGCCGACCCGTCCGTCGACGCGGTGGCCATCTGCTCACCCACCACCACCCACAGCGACCTGATCGCGCGCGCCGCCGCGGCCGGCAAACACATCTTCTGCGAGAAGCCGGTGGACCTTTCCGTGTCGCGCGCCGAGGCCGTGGCCCAGGCCGTAGCCGCTGCCGGCGTGGGCTGCATGATCGGCTTCCAGCGCCGCTTCGACCCCACCTTCAACGAGGCCCGCCGCCGCATGGACGCGGGCGAGATCGGCAACCCCGAAATGCTGGTGATCACCAGCCGCGACCCGGGCGCCCCGCCGGTGGAGTACATCAAGCAGTCGGGCGGCATCTTCCGCGACATGCTGATCCACGACTTCGACGTGTTCCGCTGGATCCTGTGCGCCGACGGCGACGAGGCCGCTTGGCTGAGCGCCACCGGCTCGGTGCTGACCGACCCGGCCGTGGGCGCCGCGGGCGACTTCGACTGCACCGCCGTCACCATCCGCACCCGCAAAGGCCGGCTGTGCCAGATCAACACCACGCGCCGCGCCGCCTACGGCTACGACCAGCGCTTCGAGGTGCTGGGCTCGGCCGGTCTGCTGCAGTGTGGCAACCACACACCCACCGAGGTGAAGCACTGGGGCGTGGGCGGCATCCAGGCCGACAAGCCCGAGGCCTTCTTCCTGCAGCGCTACGCCGCCGCCTACCGGCTGGAGATCGAACACTTCTTCGCCTGCCTGCAAAGCGGCCAGCCGTTCAAGACCACCGTGCAGGACGGCGTGCTGGCGCAGAAGCTGGCCGATGCCGCGACGCAGAGCGCCACCACGGGCCAGCCCGTGACGATGTAA
- a CDS encoding Gfo/Idh/MocA family oxidoreductase, whose translation MSIPTLNVGIAGLGRLGKRHAEQLARHTPGARLVAACSPVAAELDWARNELGVGRCHGTLDAMLADADIHAVVLVTPTTLHADQTIACLRAGKHVFVEKPLSLDVATCEAVEAVARDFPQLVAMVGFVRRFDPSYAEAKAAIDSGDLGRPFLVRSQTCDQNDESGFFVRFAGSSGGIFMDCSVHDIDLARWMLGNPRATRAFASGSIALHPALAEHGDVDNGLGIVEFEGGARAVFYASRTMPHGHETTTEVIGTTGTLQVGMGAHLSRVQYRDACGVGHRALPDFFARFGDAFRLEMEAFVAACRGERPNPLTLNDATEATRIGQALTQSLRSGMPVNL comes from the coding sequence ATGAGCATTCCAACACTCAACGTCGGCATCGCCGGCCTCGGCCGTCTGGGCAAACGCCACGCCGAACAACTCGCCCGCCACACCCCGGGCGCGCGCCTGGTGGCCGCCTGCAGCCCGGTGGCCGCCGAACTCGACTGGGCGCGCAACGAGCTGGGCGTGGGCCGCTGCCACGGCACGCTCGACGCGATGCTGGCCGATGCCGACATTCACGCCGTCGTGCTCGTGACGCCGACCACGCTGCACGCCGACCAGACCATCGCCTGCCTGCGCGCGGGCAAACACGTCTTCGTCGAGAAACCGCTGTCGCTGGACGTGGCCACCTGCGAGGCCGTCGAAGCCGTGGCGCGGGACTTTCCACAGCTGGTCGCCATGGTGGGCTTCGTGCGCCGTTTCGACCCGAGCTACGCCGAAGCCAAGGCCGCCATCGACAGCGGCGACCTGGGCAGGCCCTTCCTGGTGCGCTCGCAGACCTGCGACCAGAACGACGAATCGGGCTTCTTCGTGCGCTTTGCCGGCTCGTCGGGCGGCATCTTCATGGACTGCAGCGTGCACGACATCGACCTGGCGCGCTGGATGCTCGGCAACCCCAGGGCCACCCGCGCCTTCGCCAGCGGCAGTATCGCCCTGCACCCCGCGCTGGCCGAGCACGGCGACGTGGACAACGGCCTGGGCATCGTGGAGTTCGAAGGTGGCGCGCGAGCCGTGTTCTACGCCAGCCGCACCATGCCGCACGGCCACGAAACCACCACCGAGGTGATCGGCACCACCGGCACGCTGCAGGTGGGCATGGGCGCGCACCTGAGCCGCGTGCAGTACCGCGACGCCTGCGGCGTGGGCCACCGCGCCCTGCCCGACTTCTTCGCGCGCTTCGGCGACGCCTTCCGGCTGGAGATGGAAGCCTTCGTGGCGGCCTGCCGGGGCGAACGGCCGAACCCGCTCACATTGAACGACGCCACCGAGGCCACCCGCATCGGCCAGGCCCTCACTCAGTCGCTGCGCAGCGGGATGCCGGTGAACCTTTGA
- a CDS encoding restriction endonuclease encodes MARRHSRDESGLELLFDIAALLPWQVGAILALLAFSVLHWYAGTEPPVLDMKNPADSLTFMFGNVSRQVAGFLQYLLPVVLLLGSSVSFFRRWRQKDIHARVAADPTSSEVSKLNWAEFEGLVVEAFRRKGCRVVERGGAGPDGEVDLEPYLGKDKYLVQCKHWRTYQVGVAIVRELYGVMAAEGAVGGFVVASGEFTADTEAFAEGRSIKLVDSRTLKKLVGAPSPTPVTSAPAQTTPACPVCGGSMVKRPSKRGANAGGEFWGAPSTPNVAALVSDRESSPEFASDGPRRSPTERGFLIFLRRPPKRG; translated from the coding sequence ATGGCACGTAGGCACTCCCGCGACGAATCCGGTCTTGAACTACTCTTTGACATCGCAGCTCTGCTCCCCTGGCAGGTTGGGGCAATCCTCGCTCTGCTGGCCTTCTCTGTGCTCCACTGGTACGCGGGAACCGAGCCCCCGGTCCTGGACATGAAAAATCCTGCGGACTCGCTGACTTTCATGTTCGGCAACGTCAGCCGCCAAGTTGCCGGCTTCTTGCAATACCTGCTTCCGGTCGTTCTGCTTTTGGGGTCCAGCGTGTCGTTCTTTCGGCGCTGGCGCCAAAAGGATATCCATGCCCGAGTAGCAGCAGACCCAACCTCTTCGGAGGTGTCCAAGCTGAACTGGGCGGAATTTGAAGGCCTGGTGGTGGAAGCATTCCGGCGGAAAGGCTGCCGTGTGGTCGAACGAGGTGGCGCCGGTCCCGACGGCGAAGTTGACCTGGAGCCGTACCTCGGCAAGGACAAGTACCTGGTGCAGTGCAAGCACTGGCGCACCTACCAGGTGGGCGTGGCGATTGTCCGGGAGCTGTACGGCGTCATGGCCGCAGAGGGTGCTGTCGGCGGGTTCGTGGTCGCCTCCGGAGAGTTCACGGCGGACACCGAAGCCTTCGCCGAGGGCCGGTCTATCAAACTGGTGGATTCCCGGACCCTCAAGAAGCTTGTGGGTGCGCCAAGCCCGACTCCGGTGACGTCAGCGCCCGCGCAAACCACGCCCGCTTGCCCGGTTTGCGGCGGCTCGATGGTCAAGCGACCCTCCAAACGAGGAGCCAACGCCGGCGGCGAGTTCTGGGGTGCTCCCAGTACCCCAAATGTCGCGGCACTTGTCAGTGACCGTGAAAGTTCGCCCGAATTCGCTTCGGACGGCCCACGCAGAAGCCCCACTGAGCGGGGCTTTCTAATTTTTTTGAGGCGCCCGCCAAAGAGGGGCTAA
- a CDS encoding phosphoribosylaminoimidazolesuccinocarboxamide synthase has product MTSALHTSALNSLPLLARGKVRDNYAVGDDRILMVASDRISAFDVIMGEPIPGKGRLLTKLSLFWFDQLGPKGLNICPIHLTGEAPESVVSPAEVPQVEGRSMLVQRLKPIPVEAVVRGYLAGSGWKEYQESRSVCGVPLPEGLMNASKLPEPIYTPAAKAAMGEHDENITFEQTVAMIGPELAAQIRDVSIALYKAAAEIALKKGIIIADTKFEFGLDKAGKLVLMDEVLTPDSSRYWPLESYVVGQNPPSYDKQFLRDWLETAQVGGKPWDKTPPSPRLPKEVIEKTSAKYQEALTRLMG; this is encoded by the coding sequence ATGACTTCCGCCCTCCACACCTCCGCCCTGAACTCCCTGCCCCTGCTCGCGCGCGGCAAGGTGCGCGACAACTACGCCGTGGGCGACGACCGCATCCTCATGGTGGCGTCCGACCGCATCAGCGCCTTCGACGTGATCATGGGCGAGCCGATCCCCGGCAAGGGCCGGCTGCTCACCAAACTCTCGCTGTTCTGGTTTGACCAGCTCGGCCCCAAGGGCCTGAACATCTGCCCGATCCACCTCACCGGTGAGGCGCCCGAGAGCGTGGTGTCGCCCGCCGAGGTGCCGCAGGTCGAAGGCCGTTCCATGCTGGTGCAGCGCCTCAAGCCGATCCCGGTCGAGGCCGTGGTGCGCGGCTACCTGGCCGGCAGCGGCTGGAAGGAATACCAGGAAAGCCGCTCGGTCTGTGGCGTGCCGCTGCCCGAGGGGCTGATGAACGCTTCCAAGCTGCCCGAGCCGATCTACACGCCGGCGGCCAAGGCGGCGATGGGCGAGCACGACGAGAACATCACCTTCGAGCAGACCGTGGCCATGATCGGCCCCGAGCTGGCCGCGCAGATCCGCGATGTGTCGATCGCGCTGTACAAGGCCGCGGCCGAGATCGCGCTCAAGAAGGGCATCATCATCGCGGACACCAAGTTCGAGTTCGGTCTGGACAAGGCCGGCAAGCTGGTGCTGATGGACGAGGTGCTCACACCCGACAGCTCGCGCTACTGGCCGCTGGAGAGCTATGTGGTGGGCCAGAACCCGCCCAGCTACGACAAGCAGTTCCTGCGCGACTGGCTGGAGACCGCCCAGGTCGGCGGCAAGCCCTGGGACAAGACGCCGCCCTCGCCGCGCCTGCCCAAGGAGGTGATCGAGAAAACCTCGGCCAAGTACCAGGAAGCGCTGACGAGGCTGATGGGCTGA
- the fba gene encoding class II fructose-bisphosphate aldolase (catalyzes the reversible aldol condensation of dihydroxyacetonephosphate and glyceraldehyde 3-phosphate in the Calvin cycle, glycolysis, and/or gluconeogenesis) gives MALVSMRELLDHAAANGYGIPAFNVNNLEQVQAVMAAADEVGAPVILQASAGARKYAGEAFIKHLIQAAAEMYPHIPMVMHQDHGTSVKVCEGAIGLGFGSVMMDGSLMEDGKTPASFDYNVDVTRKVVEMAHRSGVTVEGELGCLGNLETGDAGEEDGIGAEGKLDHSQMLTDPEEAATFVKATQLDALAIAIGTSHGAYKFSRPPTGDILAISRVKEIHARIPNTHLVMHGSSSVPPELRAIINQYGGAMKETYGVPVKEIQEAIKHGVRKINIDTDIRMAMTGAVRKFLAENPEKFDAREWLKPAREAAKAVCKARYLEFGCEGQGSKIKGERLSVMAAKYAQGELAQKVV, from the coding sequence ATGGCTCTCGTTTCCATGCGCGAACTGCTCGACCACGCCGCCGCCAACGGCTACGGCATTCCGGCGTTCAACGTCAACAACCTCGAACAGGTTCAGGCCGTCATGGCCGCGGCCGATGAGGTCGGCGCGCCCGTCATCCTGCAAGCCTCGGCCGGCGCCCGCAAGTACGCGGGTGAAGCCTTCATCAAACACCTGATCCAGGCCGCTGCCGAGATGTATCCGCACATCCCGATGGTGATGCACCAGGACCACGGCACCAGCGTCAAGGTCTGCGAAGGCGCCATCGGCCTGGGCTTCGGCTCGGTGATGATGGACGGCTCGCTGATGGAAGACGGCAAGACGCCCGCCAGCTTCGACTACAACGTCGACGTGACCCGCAAGGTCGTCGAAATGGCGCACAGGAGCGGCGTCACCGTGGAAGGCGAACTCGGCTGCCTGGGCAACCTGGAAACCGGTGACGCCGGCGAAGAAGACGGTATCGGCGCCGAAGGCAAGCTGGACCATTCCCAGATGCTGACCGACCCCGAAGAGGCCGCCACCTTCGTCAAGGCCACCCAGCTCGACGCCCTGGCCATCGCCATCGGCACCAGCCACGGCGCCTACAAGTTCAGCCGCCCGCCCACCGGCGACATCCTGGCCATCAGCCGCGTGAAAGAGATTCACGCCCGCATCCCCAACACCCACCTGGTGATGCACGGCTCGTCCAGCGTGCCGCCGGAGCTGCGCGCCATCATCAACCAGTACGGCGGTGCGATGAAGGAAACCTATGGCGTGCCGGTCAAGGAGATCCAGGAAGCCATCAAGCACGGCGTGCGCAAGATCAACATCGACACCGACATCCGCATGGCCATGACCGGCGCGGTGCGCAAGTTCCTGGCCGAAAACCCCGAGAAGTTCGACGCCCGAGAATGGCTCAAGCCCGCCCGCGAAGCCGCCAAGGCCGTGTGCAAGGCGCGCTACCTGGAATTCGGCTGCGAAGGCCAGGGCAGCAAGATCAAGGGCGAACGCTTAAGCGTGATGGCCGCGAAGTACGCCCAGGGTGAGCTGGCGCAGAAAGTGGTTTGA
- a CDS encoding YdiY family protein, producing MPCRTLIAALTSAAALLAPTLSQAQVTLIPDGQWRYLLTAGANVSSGNNKAGSMNLAAEGAQQSPDDKWTWSAKADRAQNAGVATTERYGLRTQYDRDLSPDWFGFGSGETLRDKLANIAARYSLASGLGRHVWREDRGYFDVSVGLGYSHDRYVTPTDIRGTPRGTYGRLELVLAEESSHRLTDTTSLRQKFSLYPDLRESGRYRAVLDTGLTVAMTEAMNVTAGLSYRHDSKPGPDIKKGDAMFVTGVSFRLD from the coding sequence ATGCCATGTCGCACCCTGATCGCGGCGCTGACGTCTGCCGCAGCGCTGCTCGCGCCGACGCTCTCGCAAGCCCAGGTCACGCTCATCCCCGATGGGCAGTGGCGCTACCTGCTGACGGCCGGCGCCAACGTCTCGTCCGGCAACAACAAGGCCGGCTCGATGAACCTGGCGGCAGAGGGCGCCCAGCAGTCCCCCGACGACAAATGGACCTGGAGCGCCAAGGCCGACCGGGCGCAGAACGCGGGTGTGGCGACCACCGAGCGCTACGGCCTGCGCACCCAGTACGACCGCGATCTGTCGCCCGACTGGTTCGGCTTCGGTTCGGGCGAGACACTGCGCGACAAGCTGGCCAACATCGCGGCCCGGTATTCGCTGGCCAGCGGCCTGGGGCGCCACGTCTGGCGCGAAGACCGTGGCTACTTCGACGTGTCCGTCGGTCTGGGCTATTCGCACGACCGCTACGTCACCCCCACCGACATCAGAGGCACCCCGCGCGGCACCTACGGCCGGCTGGAGCTGGTGTTGGCGGAAGAGTCCAGCCACCGGCTGACCGACACCACCAGCCTGCGCCAGAAGTTCAGCCTGTACCCGGACCTGCGCGAATCGGGCCGGTACCGCGCCGTGCTCGACACCGGCCTGACCGTGGCGATGACCGAAGCGATGAACGTCACAGCGGGGTTGAGCTACCGCCACGACAGCAAGCCCGGCCCCGACATCAAGAAGGGCGACGCGATGTTCGTGACGGGGGTGTCGTTCCGGCTGGATTAG
- the pyk gene encoding pyruvate kinase, protein MPQRATKIVATLGPASSDPALLEAMIRAGVNVVRLNFSHGTAQDHIDRATLVREAAQRAGREVGIMADLQGPKIRVGKFAAGKVMLEPGQPFVLDASRTEPGDIDGVGLDYKELPRDVRAGDTLLLNDGLIVMTVNKVVGPAVHTTVKLGGELSNNKGINKQGGGLTAPALTAKDMEDIKTAMGLKADYVAVSFPKNATDMELARQLCNVAGEAAGHKPALIAKIERAEAIPELANILKVSDGIMVARGDLAVEVGNASVPGLQKHMIRLAREMDKVVITATQMMESMIVNPVPTRAEVSDVANAVLDGTDAVMLSAETAAGKYPLETVREMANICQEAEKAEYAELSADFKGKTFKRIDQSIAMGALFTAHHLGAKAIVALTESGSTALWMSRHNVRMPIYAVTSSLTAQRKMTLYRNVRPLLMDTSADRDTALADAEAHLKNKGIVQSGDVYAITVGEPMGQPGGTNTLKICRAV, encoded by the coding sequence ATGCCCCAACGCGCCACCAAAATCGTCGCCACCCTCGGTCCCGCTTCGAGCGATCCGGCCCTGCTGGAGGCCATGATCCGCGCCGGGGTGAACGTGGTGCGGCTCAATTTCTCGCACGGCACCGCGCAGGACCACATCGACCGCGCCACCCTGGTGCGCGAGGCGGCCCAGCGCGCCGGGCGCGAGGTCGGCATCATGGCCGACCTGCAGGGCCCCAAGATCCGCGTGGGCAAGTTCGCCGCCGGCAAGGTGATGCTGGAGCCGGGGCAGCCCTTCGTGCTCGACGCTTCGCGCACCGAGCCCGGTGACATCGACGGCGTGGGCCTGGACTACAAGGAACTGCCGCGCGACGTGAGGGCCGGCGACACCCTGCTGCTCAACGACGGGCTGATCGTGATGACGGTGAACAAGGTGGTCGGCCCGGCGGTGCACACCACCGTGAAGCTCGGCGGCGAGTTGTCCAACAACAAGGGCATCAACAAGCAGGGCGGCGGCCTGACCGCGCCGGCCCTGACCGCCAAGGACATGGAAGACATCAAGACCGCCATGGGCCTGAAGGCCGACTACGTGGCGGTGAGTTTCCCCAAGAACGCGACCGACATGGAGCTGGCGCGCCAGCTCTGCAACGTGGCCGGCGAGGCCGCGGGCCACAAGCCGGCGCTCATCGCCAAGATCGAGCGCGCCGAGGCCATTCCCGAGCTGGCCAACATCCTCAAGGTGTCCGACGGCATCATGGTCGCGCGCGGTGATCTGGCGGTGGAGGTGGGCAACGCGTCCGTGCCCGGTCTGCAGAAGCACATGATCCGACTGGCGCGCGAGATGGATAAGGTGGTGATCACCGCCACGCAGATGATGGAGTCCATGATCGTCAACCCGGTGCCCACGCGTGCCGAGGTGAGCGACGTGGCCAACGCCGTGCTCGACGGCACCGACGCCGTGATGCTCAGCGCCGAGACCGCCGCCGGCAAGTACCCGCTGGAAACCGTGCGCGAGATGGCCAACATCTGCCAGGAGGCCGAGAAGGCCGAGTACGCCGAACTCAGCGCCGACTTCAAGGGCAAGACCTTCAAGCGCATCGACCAGTCCATCGCCATGGGCGCGCTCTTCACCGCCCACCACCTGGGCGCCAAGGCCATCGTGGCGCTGACCGAATCGGGTTCGACCGCGTTGTGGATGAGCCGGCACAACGTGCGCATGCCGATCTACGCCGTCACCTCCAGCCTCACGGCGCAGCGCAAGATGACGCTCTACCGCAACGTGCGCCCCCTGCTCATGGACACCAGCGCCGACCGCGACACCGCCCTGGCCGACGCCGAAGCGCACTTGAAAAACAAGGGCATCGTGCAAAGCGGCGACGTGTACGCCATCACCGTGGGCGAGCCCATGGGCCAGCCCGGCGGTACTAACACCCTGAAGATCTGTCGCGCGGTGTAA
- a CDS encoding DUF1428 domain-containing protein, with protein sequence MSYIDGFVIAVPTANKKKFIEHARHFDSLFIELGAIRVIEGWGDDVPDGKVTDFRRAVQATAEETVAFSWVEWPDKATRDAAMKKMMEDPRMDPSTPGNPPMPFDGKRMIFGGFEPVVEVKA encoded by the coding sequence ATGTCATACATCGATGGTTTCGTGATCGCGGTTCCCACTGCAAACAAGAAAAAATTCATCGAGCACGCGCGACATTTCGATTCGCTATTCATCGAGCTGGGCGCGATTCGCGTGATCGAGGGTTGGGGCGACGACGTCCCCGACGGCAAGGTCACCGACTTCCGCCGTGCCGTCCAGGCCACGGCCGAGGAGACGGTGGCTTTTTCGTGGGTCGAATGGCCGGACAAGGCCACGCGCGACGCCGCCATGAAGAAGATGATGGAAGACCCACGCATGGATCCGTCCACACCCGGCAACCCGCCCATGCCCTTCGACGGCAAACGCATGATCTTCGGCGGCTTCGAACCGGTGGTCGAAGTCAAGGCTTGA
- a CDS encoding class I SAM-dependent methyltransferase — translation MNPSTASRTALATSLMRAVHSRCDPAPLLDDTWGDRLVPESAQAAFRQRAMDRMYATVPGQMPEGDSLDVALRSNAAYADVILRSRYAEDALKEAVARGIEQYVIVGAGFDSFMCRRPDWANNLTIYEVDHPATQRLKRHRLTACKVSVPSSVQFVEADLAMEALGTALTRSSFRTDRPTFFSWLGVTMYLTREANLNALRAIASCTSVASELVFTYVDEAALNPGHAADESFRRLKAEVSAAGETFLSGFDPSTLKDLLLETGLLLLEDLDGNQAVARYDAAGQNAFRSAAAAHIAHVRGIAPGTAA, via the coding sequence TTGAACCCATCGACTGCCAGCCGTACAGCACTTGCCACCTCGCTCATGCGGGCGGTTCACTCACGCTGCGACCCTGCTCCACTTCTGGACGATACCTGGGGCGACCGGCTTGTTCCAGAGTCCGCGCAGGCTGCTTTTCGTCAGCGCGCCATGGACCGCATGTACGCAACGGTGCCGGGCCAGATGCCGGAGGGTGACAGTCTCGATGTGGCGTTGCGATCAAATGCGGCCTATGCGGACGTGATCCTTCGGTCTCGATACGCAGAAGACGCGCTCAAGGAGGCGGTGGCGCGTGGCATCGAGCAGTACGTCATCGTCGGTGCCGGATTTGACAGCTTCATGTGCCGGCGCCCCGACTGGGCAAACAACCTGACGATCTATGAAGTCGATCATCCCGCGACGCAGCGGCTGAAGCGTCATCGCCTCACCGCCTGCAAGGTCTCGGTGCCGAGCTCTGTACAGTTCGTAGAGGCGGACTTGGCGATGGAGGCGCTCGGAACGGCCCTGACGCGATCCTCTTTTCGGACAGATCGTCCGACTTTTTTCTCGTGGCTCGGTGTCACCATGTACCTAACTCGAGAAGCAAACCTGAACGCCCTTCGCGCTATCGCGTCGTGCACATCGGTAGCCAGTGAACTGGTTTTCACCTACGTCGACGAGGCAGCCCTGAACCCCGGCCACGCGGCCGACGAGTCGTTTCGCAGGCTCAAGGCTGAAGTCTCGGCTGCTGGGGAGACATTCCTGTCTGGGTTCGACCCCAGCACCCTGAAGGATCTGCTTCTCGAAACCGGGCTGCTCCTGCTGGAGGATCTGGACGGAAATCAGGCGGTCGCTCGTTACGACGCTGCAGGGCAGAACGCCTTCCGGTCGGCTGCAGCTGCGCACATCGCTCACGTGCGTGGGATAGCCCCTGGTACGGCCGCTTAG
- a CDS encoding LysR family transcriptional regulator has protein sequence MIANKREFQVPEQFCTVHSLKEIPAGNELMDLNLLTALDALLSTGSVSGAAQRMHLSAPAMSHTLARIREALGDPILVRAGRKLIPTPRANALREPVRRLVAEARDLMQSGHGVPLAMIEREFTVRAPEGMGIVYGAALLEAMREEIPLVRLRFVPESESDASALREGRIDLDVGALVDRGPEIRTSLLYEQHIVGVVKAGHPLLKTGITPKRFASQQHVAITQRGQIRESIDILLGEVGIARKPVLTVPSAYGALMAAARSSLVACVPEPLARTVAPALGLEIFKLPVAVPSEQVVQAWHPRDEVDPAHRHLRECVTSVSKQGAFGPLSRRALAAHRALLT, from the coding sequence TTGATCGCCAACAAACGCGAGTTTCAAGTGCCAGAACAATTCTGTACAGTGCACTCTTTGAAGGAAATACCTGCAGGAAATGAACTCATGGATCTAAATCTCCTGACAGCCTTGGATGCCTTGTTAAGCACCGGTAGCGTTAGCGGTGCGGCGCAACGAATGCACCTGAGCGCGCCGGCCATGAGCCATACGCTGGCAAGAATTCGCGAGGCCCTTGGTGATCCAATTCTCGTTCGAGCTGGTCGCAAACTCATCCCCACGCCGCGTGCCAACGCGTTGCGTGAGCCCGTGCGACGGCTCGTGGCCGAAGCCCGCGACTTGATGCAGTCTGGGCACGGCGTGCCTTTGGCCATGATTGAGCGGGAATTTACGGTGCGTGCCCCCGAAGGCATGGGCATCGTCTATGGAGCGGCGTTGCTCGAAGCGATGCGAGAAGAAATCCCGCTGGTGAGATTGCGTTTCGTGCCCGAGAGTGAGAGCGATGCCTCGGCATTGCGTGAAGGGCGGATTGATTTGGACGTGGGAGCCCTCGTCGACCGTGGACCTGAGATCCGAACCTCTTTGCTCTACGAACAGCACATCGTTGGCGTCGTCAAGGCAGGCCACCCGCTTCTCAAAACAGGCATCACGCCAAAGCGGTTCGCATCGCAGCAGCATGTCGCCATCACCCAACGCGGGCAAATTCGGGAATCGATCGATATCTTGCTTGGCGAAGTGGGCATAGCCAGGAAGCCGGTGCTCACGGTACCCAGCGCGTACGGTGCGTTGATGGCGGCTGCACGATCATCGTTGGTTGCGTGCGTTCCCGAACCGTTGGCTCGTACCGTGGCACCAGCACTGGGGCTGGAGATTTTCAAGCTACCCGTTGCTGTCCCTTCCGAACAGGTCGTGCAGGCGTGGCACCCAAGAGACGAGGTGGACCCAGCCCATCGACACCTGCGCGAATGCGTCACTTCTGTATCCAAACAGGGGGCGTTCGGTCCGCTTTCTCGCCGTGCGCTGGCCGCCCACCGCGCTTTGCTGACCTGA
- the atpE gene encoding F0F1 ATP synthase subunit C yields the protein MADLSSLPLAVGHMIGLGALGSCVGIGIMASKYLEASARQPEMMEAMQPKVFLLAGLLDGAFIISVALGVWFALAAPFAG from the coding sequence ATGGCAGACCTCAGCAGCCTTCCCCTCGCCGTCGGTCACATGATCGGCCTCGGCGCCCTCGGTTCCTGCGTTGGCATCGGCATCATGGCCAGCAAGTACCTGGAGGCCTCGGCGCGGCAGCCCGAAATGATGGAAGCCATGCAACCCAAGGTCTTCCTGCTCGCGGGTCTGCTGGACGGAGCCTTCATCATCTCGGTGGCGCTGGGCGTGTGGTTCGCCCTGGCCGCGCCGTTCGCCGGATGA